Genomic DNA from Bemisia tabaci chromosome 2, PGI_BMITA_v3:
tattttttaacaattaatttttttgcactttttacAGGGTATATCAGAGGAAGTGTTTTCAAGTCTTGCTTCAATGCTGCCCAGTATTTTTAGAATCTCAAATCCACTTGTCTTCAAAGCTAGTTCTAGTGCATCTTCAAAATAAATTCCCTACCAAGAAAAACCTGaatatttctactttttttaatgttttagtaCTGTGATCGCCTCAGAAACTTAATTAAAAGGAGAGATACAATTCAATGGACAAGACACACAATCACATATCttcgtttgcaatgttgcagacttcctgttatacctTATTTTTCTTCGAGAAACTATACAACATAAATTCTTGACAATTTCCCTAAATTTTATTCactatgagtagaatattccatgaaaatttcgacctttaaatttggcttgtttctcttataaaaattaaaatatgagcggaaattttaaatcgccataatggagatacgtggtctcatATTTTGGCCGTTGAATTGAGAGCCTAAGTGTTGAGTAATCTTTCCCAATAATCATGGCAACTTTCTGCATAGCAGCTCTTAACGAAAGCTTATTACAAACCATCACGTACTACATATGAATATAGGAGCTTACAAATTACTCTTTACTCCCGAAAACCAGGATTTTTAAAAgtacatgaaaataaatttggtGTAACTGGTATTTCTCTTAAGAAAAAAACTGCTGGGAGCTATTGAGTTAGAGATACTTGCCAAAGGTAATCAGGAAACAACTTATGATGTCATCTACAGAGAATAACCAGAGATAGCCTAAAATAGTCAAAAGCATCAGGCGGTTGATGCTTTGGagggcaaggggggggggagagagagagagaaaaacggGTAGAGAAAGTTCgcaacattttctcaaaattaaaggccaaattttgcaatgaataCACGAAAAGATTATAGAAAGAACTCAGCTTTTTATTAAACAAATAACATGTTCTGGCATACAAATTGTATTATATAGGTTAACAATAAATTTGGCTCTTAAGTACTCACAATTTATGACTATTCAAAACTTTAAGGAGCCAAACATCTGATGATATAGTCAAAATCTTTGGCTATGACTAGATCTGATCAAGGACGTCTTTGAGTTTTTGACAGACTTTTCAACTTACACTGTAGTCgatcaaaactaaaaaatgagataaaaaaatgttgaataaataaaatcatgTACAATCTTTAAAACTAATCACTCTGACTTAGATTTAGTTCATGAACGGATGAGATCCTGCATTGGAATATGAGAAATATGATAGGCAACCGATTATTATTGCTCCAACCAAGAGGGTAAGGCTGAATTCGGTGGTCTGACTTTCACGTTGAACTGTTTGAGGGTTGCCTCTAAAGCTTGTTGGTTTCCAGAAAAATATGCAGAGATGGCGTTATGGAACAGGAGGAGCTGTTTATGCATAACTTTAACctgaaataaaacacaaattcaagaataaaaaCTCAACCATCATAGCAACAGAAAATCTGAATCGATACATGAactgctgcgggctgattgttgaatttgatagacaaagaagacaacaaggatgcggagggatcctattggtggaagcaggttgttgcaatggacaaaggaggtaggtaataggctAACTAACAACAACCCATGGGAGACCAGATAGCTGGTCTATCactttctcccttagtctataggagccaccaATTTCAACCGATATGATCGCTCAATACTCTCAATGCCTTTTTTGTCTTTCGCTTTGTctattttcaacaatcagcctgctgttaCCTAATTTTGCTGATTCATCTACTTGGCTTTCAAAAAGTCACTTTGCAACTTTTGCCGCTAATCATGATTTGAACTTAATtatgcgattaggaactacaatttctgtcgcagtttaaaaacaatataggtaccattagtttctctatgcacatttTTACCAACAAGCCACACATTGTAGTTCCaaagcaaaatgtagtccatttctcCTAACTAAACATTTGATTTTAGGTCTATTACAAAATTAGAGGAgtgcaaaatttgaaacaagCCTTTTTTTCATTCAGCAACGTAGAGTGTCAAAATTGAAGTCTTTACAGCTTTTTTTAACTCCaattcttcatcaaaatttgctgaattttaaagctaaaaataaatgataagaAAATTGAGAGTGTCATTGTTGAAATGGTCATGCTTTTAGAGGAGCATTTGGCAATactctaaaattttttttgaacatttcttaaaaatgaattagAATTCATAGTATCCAATTTAAAACCTGACTTACCCTATTTTCATCGAGGAATTTGAGTTTGACGACAACATCAGCTCGTAATTTCTCAAAATCCATTTTGTGGCGTTCAAAATTTGTCTGTGCTTTCTCTAACCGTTCACTGTTCGTCTCTGAACTACTTGCTTGAACCAGCAGTTCCAGGTCCGTACGGTAAGCATCGTATTCAATTCTATAACAACATGCAAAAACTTTATGCATAGGATAATCATGATAAATAATTGATAATAATGTAGAGAGTAGGTTCCCAATCAAAATCAAAAGATATACATTTGGGTAATGACCAGGTTTTGAACATCTTCATCAGTGCTTGAGGTTTTTGGGAGCCTCAACGTTGTTCTGGACAATGACAACAGTATTTGGCTGTGACTGGGCATTATCTACCCAAGTTAGAAACACAAATTTAAAATCACAAGTCCATAAAACATTGAATTCCAAAAACATGTTGTTTGGACTACAACAAAACCGGAAAATAATCCATACggtatacaatttttttctgcagaGAATAGCTAATAAGTCTGATCTGTGAATTGTTATTGAATGATTTTCAATATGAAGCACCTTCCTTAAAATTGGCTGTAATAAGATTTTAATTAAAGAGCTTCCTGGAAAAAGGGTCCATAGCAAAAAATCGCAGTtaggaaaaatgcatttgaggTTTTCATCGTTACTTTCTAGCCACTGACGATGACTTGCATTAGAAATTGGAGTCCAAGCTCTGATGAAAGTCACCGTCAGCTACCAGAAAGTATTTATGGAAACTTCAAATGCCTTTCTCTCAAAAGTGATTTTTCACTAGGGGCCCTTTTTGTAcaaagctcctcaatttttttattgcagccAATTTTTAGAATGGCACATCACATTGAAAATCAATTAATAGCAAAATAAATGCTGCACTTCCTCTACAGCTGTTAAAAGTTGATAATATTTTACAATGACAAAGCAGCTTGTCCCAACTTACGCACGTTTTTTTGGAGATTCTCCCTGAGACATATTTTTCGTCTATCCTTTTCCCTCTTATTTCTTCTGTCTCATTCTAAGTTCCAACTTGCCAAGCATTCTCGGCCTTAAGACAACGCTTGTGTACAATCAAATGCAACATCACATTtatttaaaatcttttttatcTGTGCACCGGATGGCTGATGTAATGCACCCTAAAACTTACATTTCTAGGCCTGCATGTCCTCTTCCATTCGTCAGGAACTTTACTTTGTGATCACTATTTCAGCAGTGACTACATGTCTTTTCTTAAGCTCTCGCAAGTCATTCTACAATATTTTACTAGGTGCAGAACTTTCTATTATTGACTTTGTGTGATCCGGCTTTCAAGGTGGATAAAGTGTGTCATGGTATCTCAACGGATTTCCAGTGTTATTCTTTTATATCTGCTCTTCCAAAAATTGACGATAAATTTTTGGTCTCCAAAACATACTTTTGCTGTTTCAAACGCTTCTCCAAATCTTAATGGGTAATTAGTAAGGAAACCTATTAAACTCCTCTTCAATACGCAACATGGTACCTTAGTCCGTGTTGCCCAGGTTCATATGCGGGTTTCCTCTTTAGTATGCGACACAGCTGCATTTAGCAAACAAGAAATATGCCTGTTAAAAAGTGGTTGGAAAAATTCTCCTGAAGGACCAATATGAAACTCTCTATGCCGCTAACCTACCTTGCAGTTTCATACTGACGAACAGTGAGAAGTGTATCTTCAATGGTTTTATTGCACAGTGTGTTCACTGatgatataaaaaaatgtaatgcaCTTAGAAGTACTTCgccatttttcatcaaatttcgctGAGTTTCTGAGTTATACAAGAATTCCTCTTGTAATTCTGGTGATTTCTGCGCCAAGTCTGAAAAGGCTTCGCCCATTAAATgctaaaagaaagaaaaaaacaaccaGTTAATgcttgaaaaacactttttaaaaGCTCCATAGTTCTCTGAAGTTcaaaaaaaagacaaagaaagtGTGCATATTTAGAGATTAATATATGATCGCGATTGAAGGGTGTCATAGATAGAGGGGCCATTCTTGAGATTTTGAGAAGGCATGTGTCACTGAAAAATTTAGTGGAAGCTTGCGACACATATGAGTTTAAGatctaaatttttaaagaagcgAGAAAATAAGCGCTGAAGTTTACAAAGAGCACCCTTGGGCCTAGCTTTACTGGAACTGGGGagatattttcttatttttctacaAAAGTTAAGAGACTCATTTATGCATTTgtaatattcaaatattttgaatctGATGTAATGGAGAGATTAAATAAATTCTGAAACTTTCACTGTATGCTTCTATTAAATAGAaagaatttattcaaaatattccaTGCTGTCGATATTCATTCAGAGCAATTTGTTAATTGTTTCTTTTCCAATGTTTTTTGGACATGAGAccagattattattttttcgtcaCTCACATACATTTGGAGGTTCCTAATTGGTTAAGAAGCAACAGACTCTTTAGCAGTTAGAGTCAAGATTTGATTTTTGTACTATTTTTTAGCGGGAAAACAGAATTTAAAGAAACAGAGCAGAAGGTTGCTCCTTCCTCCATCCTCAATGACTTATAGCTCTCTTTAGAAGACTTCATACTTAACAATGAAGGATATACGCTGTAATTACAAATCAATATCAATGTTCTAAATCATCATAAATCGATGGGTTGCTGTCAAAAGTACCAATTGTTgtaaactcgatttttttttttggggggggggggctattgtATTTTGTGGCAAAATCGTTTTCTGAAATCGCAGTACAAATCATCAAGCTGCTACTAGTTTGCTCTCTGACCTCTCACCTTTTCTTGTCCTTCAGCACAATGTTCGGATGGATTAATTTTAATAACTGAACTTTGGCTTTTAATAACTGAACTTAGGCATTTATTTACTACACTGAAAAACCTCACATATTTACCCACCTGTGTTTGGACAACATGGTAAAAATGACTGGTCATGGTTCGAACAAGCCTCAAAATATTTGCGTACTTCTTCTGGGTGTCACGTAATCCTTCTATCTGGTTCTCTAGTTCTGAAATTAATGACAAACATATTTCGAATAATTTCATGACTCCATCATTGCAAAGGATTACAAAAATTGGTTTTCAGGAGGCTTCAAAAAAATACAACAGCTGTCAAAAGTAGAGGGTGAATAAaacaaaatctgagaaaaaagaTTTTGTCATAATTTGCAAATAGAGGAAAgagtcattaaaacaattgagaCGCACATCTTTGTGTGGTCAGTCGTTATTATAAAAGTTAGTCAGCAATTGACAAGTCTCTATGCAGCTGGCAATTTTCATAAATGTAATTAAGAAATAAGTTACTCATAGAGCCATGGAGGTCGTAGGTCAGATAAGTCAGCAGTTGTTATACATATCGCTTTCCTGTGAAGTGATACTTATAGCCTCTATAACTCATACCAAGAGAGCAGTTCACCTCTTGACAGGGGTACAGAAACTTCCCAGCATGCAGTAGCGTGGCTAATTGCGCAACAAAATTGGAAGACTGAAGTGCATTAGTGTAGTTACATTAGATAGGTGGATGGTACCCTAGAGGAGCAAAGTTAGCAAAGATgctaaatataaataaatgtaCCTGTATCCATAGTTCTGGAGGATTTACCAAATTTTTCATACATGAGTTGTTTAGTGCACTTGTATGTTGATATACTCCAGTTTTTGATGGACACGATTTTTGAGGGGGAGTTTTTGTGCCATTGGGAGTCACCATTCTGAGGAGATATGAGGCTGGATGATGCTTTACTGGTTTTTCCTGGACACGGGAAAATATGTTCAAGATACaggtatgaaaaaattaatgacaaaATGGGAATTCTAAACTGAACGATCATGGTAATATTAGAAAATACGTACCTCAGTTTTCTGTCTTACTTacagtttttaaatttaagatcATTCATCGTTAcgtcacaaaattttacttgattttcCTTGGCCATTACAAACATGTGCTTTAAAAAATCGTGCAGAAATATAAGTCAGTGCTTACTTCcttgaaaaatgaatgagagcagacattttgaaacattgaaatcAAGATAGTACTAGTTTTTCAATTTCCACTGTCAATTTTTTCGCTTGGAAATGATGGCTATCATCACCTTTATTCTTGGTATTGGGTTTCTTAGAACTTTGCAAAGGATTTGATAGGATTACATTATTCTAAGAGAACAATGATATCTTGATCACAGGAAGACTAATATCCTTACATTTACTTATAAACATgatagaataaataaaaaaaaaaacattgttaaaaaaagattaaaatacTAAAAACACAATGAGGGCAGGATGTTTTGGGCCATCAcaggctcattttcagctgcaaaaataataaagaataaaagaaaattgagcGGCAACCTAATCCCTGTTCCACATTTCTAAGTTTGTAACATTGCAGAccttctgtcatactttattcttcaaatggaaaactactcaacatcaacTCCGGAAaccttccttgatttttctcctcaatgagaagaatattctgtgaaaatctaGAGCCATGATGCTGGTTTTGTCTTCTTTTAagtaataaaataggagcggagattttgacaCATCGCTACGAGATACaaggtttgggagtttcactgtgGATATGCTATGTGTCCACAAATTTTTACCTACAGGAATCTTTAATAACAAAAAGTTAGTAGAATTTACAAATGtgaatgagctggtaacaggaTGGacattcttttttcaaaaccgTGTTAAATGTAGAAGGAGGAAGACAGGGCAGTTTGCATCTGGATAAGTCTATTGTAATTAGTTCTTAACTTTATGATTGTTCTGGAATGTAAagacaatttcaaatttttggtacTATAAAATTTACCGTCTATGAAAGTACCTACAGGAGTTGTAGCATGTTGCCGGCAAAGAAAAGCTAGTATCGGCAAAATCTCTTTTGGGCCCCCTGATCTTCAAAATATATCTTAAAGTTTCTCTGGCATACAGACAGGTGAGTACAGAAGGTGGTATAGTAAGAGGGCAAACCTGATAGATTTCCAAGCGATATGGATGCTGTCATTTCAGTACTTCTTGGAGATCGGGATGGAGTTGATTCTGGTAGGATCGAACTGCTGTTTTCATGAATTGTTGTCGAATCCCGCATTTTActtcttgaattttcttccatctttttcataaaattaggGGGGGAAAGATACCTGTCAAAAGGTAGAAAAAAGCGGTAAGTAGGCGAAGTGATGTAAGACCATGTATTATTTGGATAATTCtatgtgtttcaaaattttgttaaaaaacttcttttttcttctcttctttcttctttacaAGAGCTTCTGAGGCCCTCTTTTAATCAGTGTTCCAACCCCACGAGCGCCATGTCGCCAAAtgctcctaaaaaatcggccatggcccctaaaaaatgaagaccctGCGCcaaacgtggcccctaaaaaattgtcgCAATCCTAAATTACggtttgatgatttcaagatttttgtcaGGCAGCCTGGACTGAACGCGCATAGCAAGCAGTTGCGCGCGGAACTTCGTCGCGGCAGCGGCTCAGCAGATCGAGAATCGTACTACTTATCGTACATACTATAGAATCGTTCTACTACTTTTCATAATAGGAAGtcagaaaaagtattatttaatTGAACAAACTTTAAGTAAACTAAAAGCTCCTTGTTTTAAATCGGAATATCATTCCTTTGGCCTTTCCCTTTCCCAAGTAATGGCTGCGAGCTGCAACTTGCAAGTCCTGTAACTGTATATCTTGCGTAtaacttttcactgaatgcgccgtgatatataggcagcaattcaatttggcccctaaaaaatcttcaatggcccctaaaaattgaacttgatgGGCCAAACGGCTCCTAAAACTTGGAGGTGAAGTTGGAACACTGCTTTTAATTAAATATCATCGCCATagaatttcaaaagtaaaaattacaatCCTCCATTGGTTCCATACAGGAGAGGAATACTCCCATTTGCCAAGAAATGCAAGATTGTGTATACTCTCTGTTTTACTTTTTACCAGAACTAAATATAAGCAAAGTATTGAACTTAATCAGTGTTGCAAAGAATTAGAAACCACAGTTCTAGTTGATATCTGTGATGATTTGATTTGGCAAAGGTAACAGCATTCATTATTACGAAAGGAAACTAAGAGGCTGGGGTAGCATGATTGGAGCTGGTACTTGCACCCGATGCTACAGCatctttaaacaaaaatttgcaaGCAAAAAAAAGACCGATTCTAGGAATGAGAAATCTGCGAGTTGATTTTAGTAGGTTCTTTGATAAAAAGTGTTCAGTGGTGTGTCTAAACTAATAAAGAGAGTAGTTTAGAATTTATCACTTTGAATTTCATGGGGTTTTACATTGCTGATTGATGCTGTTAGTTAAGTACAGTATCACAATTTGAGTGCGAGTCAATCATCAGTAATAAAACTTCAACATGATGATGAGATAACATCCTGCCTAGCCTTTGAAATCCATGATATTTTAGATATACACTTTACGCTTCTATCGGCTGTCAACCAAGTGCCCATTTTTTGAGGGTTGCTCTACTGACAAGCTCGAGAACCAGATTTCTTCCACCTCCATAGTGAGCTGTAGCGTTGATTGCGCTATACATTAATAACCTAGGTACATAGAGAATCTTGGAgaaaaaagtttctgaaaaataacttggtaaataatgtaaaatttaattccTCTCACTGATCCAGGTAAAGTCACTGTAACAAACAGTTCAGGATCTGATAAGGAAACACCTAACTCATAGAAAATCCATCAGGTAAAATAATATTTCCAACACCTTAAAAGACCACATCTCCTTAGAAAAATTTAGTATTCGCACAGAGATTAGCTGGAAATCTAGCTTAAAACTTTCGGTTACATTAACTAAAAACTTACGGAAGCTGACATCCGATTGATCACCAATTCACAacaagaaaattttccaaagttttctgataaagaaatgaaaacaaactcGTGAGCCTAACTTGTGACGTACACAGATTGCGAATTTTGATAACCAATCAAAAGCTTGCTTTTTATTGGAAAATTGTTAATACCTTTTTATTGGATGATTTTGGCTGAAGTGAGCTTAGACGGCGTGACGTCATAAATAGTTTTCAAGATGGGTGAAAAGCTCTTATCATTTGCCGCTGCCTGTCTCTCACCATCCCTCAGTGATAGAAGTGTAAACAAAATTTCCAATGTGTTGGTGTTGTAAATTTCAGTCATTCCTCGTgactttttcatgaaaatttattttattacctGTACCATTTCATGAATAACTTTTTCGTTTAAAATGAGTGTTGTTTCTCAGTGTCGgcaacatatttatttttcactcGGTTTTATCCTAGGTTTGATACtaagtttaatttttgttgtaagAGTCGAAGACGGTTGCAGTTTATTCTCGCTAGAGATAATTTCCCTTGATTCTGACATTATCAGTAATGTTTTCAAGGATGAGTTTGAACCAAAAATCAACTCTGCAGGCAAACCACTGAAGGCTCAGAAAACACCCCAAACGTTAGTTCGTCCACGCTACTTTTCCACAGAGCTTGGAATCAAAGAAAAGTTGTTTGTTGGAGTATTGACCACATACGAATCTATTAGCTCTCATGGCATAGCTTTTAACAAGACTGTTGGCCACCTAGTGGATAAATTATTATTCTTCATCAACGCTCCTGGATCACAAAAACTAAATGTTTCACTGTTGAAACTTCCTGGGATTGTTAGATTCACAAACACACGATCTCTTCTGCAGCCTTTCCATGCAATAAAGTACATTTCTGATAATTTCATAGATGAATTTGACTTTTTCTTTCTAATCAAGAGTGATGCTTATGTTAAAACTTCATCTCTGACTAAAATTATTGAGTCGATAAGCGTCTCTGAGCATGTTCACGTTGGTGTAAAGACCGACCCGAAATCTTCTTTTTGTTCCTTAGGTAAGTCTTTTACAGGTAAATCATTTACCGTTTAAGTTTGCTCTTTTCCATTCATTATTGGACTTTTTACAGAAATCAATATCAATTATAAAACTACCAGAcaatgtatctcggtttgcgactctgtagacttcttgtcatacttcattttttaaatggaaaactactgttTAACGTCAATTCatgaaaacttccgtgtttttAAGTACTTATCTGTGCGAAAagaactctgtgaaaatttcaagaattgatattgattttttttccttcaaaaaaataaagtggggGTTGAGGTTTTTAATCACTACAAATGAGGTATGGAGTCCAGTGGTTTCACTGTCAATATGGCTGAGACTGAAATCAAATCTACTGAGTTTTTTGCCTCAGTTTTATTCTCTTAATTTTCAATGTTGTATCAATGAAAATGTTGTCTACGTATTCAGTTGGAAATTAACCTCATGAGAATATCTAATGAGGAAATAAAGATGTAAGAATTTAAGACTGTATGGTACCTTAAGATCAAGAAAATATAGATTAAAGTAAAATACAGGATTTACTGGACTAGATGCTAACAGGAAGTAAACCTCCAGTCATGGAGCTGTAGCTAAAATTACTAATGTGACTTTACACTCCACCCTGTTAATGCCATCAATATTttctaatatttctttttttgtacacCAAATTTTTTGCTGACcgtaaacattttcattttttatttcagattcAGGATTACTGCTAAGTAATTCAgttctgcaaaaactgcaatcAGATTTGGATTGGTGCGTGAAGAATATACTATCTCACTCTGATGATGAAAATGTTGGTCATTGTATTCTGCATTCAACAAATTTACCATGCCAGCAGAAAGTTGAGGTTGGTTGAATTTTATCAGACTGCTTCCATTGTTGCCGAGTTTAGACTTGGTCCGTAGATTGCTACTGCCCACTGCCACCCTTGATATAAATTGATCTGAGATggtctcttgtaaaaattcatCATAAGTTACTTACTCACATTTTCAAGTATTATTTAACATCTTCAGGTAAAGACCTGTGTGCCAGTGGAAACAGAAGTTAtgagagaaaagaaataaatcatAACATATTGTGGTCTTCCCCCTTGAATAACAGCAAATCAatggtaaaactgcagaaatttctttattttttacttgGAAAACCACcaaacatcatttcttgaaaactttggtgatttttcctttccttttgaagaaaactTCTTATTTCAAGCCTTGATAAAAATTTGGCCTCTTTGTAAAAAGTAAAGTACCTAGGACCGGTGATTTTGGAACACAGTATtggagatacacatttttgcagttttgccgTGGAAATGTGACAGTTTccaattttcctcttgaaacttgaatgaaaagaaagttcaatggCTGTATAATCTTGCTACACTTAGAACAAGAATTCCAATAAACTACTTCTCTTTTCTAATAAAAGTcacttgaaagaaaaaaaaaagtattcaatgctggcaatttaaattaatttatgagCCAGAAAACTTCCTGAAAATAAATGTTGAAGCTTCCATCTTGGCTTTGTAAAGCGTGTTAAAGTTGGTCTGCTTTGGTGTAGTGGTTTTAGCGCCAACTCTATTATCAGAAGGTCCCAGAATTGATTCCTGGCCAGGGGGCCGGAGTTTGATGATCTCAAATAATAGTTGTCTGGAACTTGTCGTGGAGTGGGAAGGTTGCTAGATTGTGCGGAAAAATGAGGATGTTTTCCATGGTTTAAGTAgagaaaaattgctgatttttcagcattaaGTAGCAACACTTAGGGAAAGGAGCTTGGTCACTGTTGCCAGGTAATGCTAAAAAATCAACCTTTTTCTCTaattaaacccatgtaaaaaaTCTGCATTTTATTGCATAACCTGGCAACTTCGGGTTTAGTGGCATGATGGAATCCTGCTGGCACTTGAAGTGAAAAGAAAGTAAAGAAGTATATGAAGTTTTTTATCATGCTCTGCATGTTTTAAGTGAGATTTAACCTTATTTTTTCATCCTGTAGAGTTGTGAACTGGGGAGCATCAAACTGAACAAGAATTTTGATCTGGAAACTTTGTTAGCGAATTCTTCAATGCGAGAAAAGCTAGAAAAAGTAATTACGATCCATCCTCTTGAGAAGCCATCCCAGTTTTACCAacttcatgcatatttttcaaaggtAAGCCTCCTCTGTCTATTTAGAGGcagttaaggtgattcaatggacgccatattttgtgtcagaacagcatgcgatgtattgcatcaattggctccatttttttagctactcgtcatttttctccaattttgagatcgcaattctgttgtcgggagactagagcactcacttaccaattttaacaaagaaattcaacgtaataaaggcttggttttttttagagagaaaatatcgcattcaagtaCAGTTTTGATAACAGTAtcaaatgcgatgttttctctctaaaaaaaaccaagcctttattacgttgaatttctgtcttaaaattggtaagtgagtgctttagtctcccataaacagaattgcgatctcaaaatcggagaaaatgacgagtagctgtaaaaatggaaccaattgatggggtatatcgcatgccgttctaaaACAAAACATGGCGTCCACCAAATCACCTTTAACAAGTCTAAATGCCTCTATATACTCAGTTTTTTATACCATCTTGTTGCCCGTCCGGTTATcccatatgaggggcttggagggcatgGCGCATAAGTACAGTCTTTGTTATTTTGAGAagtatgtgtttgaagtttcggaatTATATGGATTCGTCTgccggaaagaaagtttaaactgactttttgatgcttagaaATT
This window encodes:
- the Arfip gene encoding arfaptin-2 codes for the protein MKKMEENSRSKMRDSTTIHENSSSILPESTPSRSPRSTEMTASISLGNLSGKTSKASSSLISPQNGDSQWHKNSPSKIVSIKNWSISTYKCTKQLMYEKFGKSSRTMDTELENQIEGLRDTQKKYANILRLVRTMTSHFYHVVQTQHLMGEAFSDLAQKSPELQEEFLYNSETQRNLMKNGEVLLSALHFFISSVNTLCNKTIEDTLLTVRQYETARIEYDAYRTDLELLVQASSSETNSERLEKAQTNFERHKMDFEKLRADVVVKLKFLDENRVKVMHKQLLLFHNAISAYFSGNQQALEATLKQFNVKVRPPNSALPSWLEQ